The Verrucomicrobiia bacterium sequence ATCGAACCGTCCGCCGCCCCGCCCACGGACCGGTGTCCACCCCCCCCGAACCGGCTGAGCCATGGAACCTCGGAGTCTTCAGGAACTGGCGGCCGCCTGTGGCGGTGAACTGCGCGGGGGCAGGGCGTCGGTGACGGTCCGGCGGGTGACCACGGATTCGCGCGATGCGCGCCCCGGGGATCTCTTTGTGGCGCTTGCGGGTCCGCGCTTCGACGGCCATGACTTTTTGCGGGCGGTGGCCGCCGCGGGTGTCTCCGCCGCGGTGGTGGCCCGCCGTCGGTCCGTCGAGCCGCCGCCAGGGTTGCCGCTGGTGGTGGTGGACGATCCCCGTCGGGCGTTTGGTGAGATGGCGGCGGCGTATCGCCGGGAATTCGACATTCCGATGGTGTGCGTGGCGGGATCCAACGGCAAGACGACGACCAAGGAACTGGTCGCCGCCGTCCTGGGTGCCGCGCTGCCCACGCTCAAGAGTGCCGCCAGCTTCAACAATGACGTGGGCGTCCCCGCCACGCTGCTCCGGCTCGAGGCGCGCCACCGGGCGGCGGTTCTGGAGGCCGGGACGAACCACCCCGGGGAGCTGGCACCGTTGATCCGGATGATCGCCCCGCGGGTCGGCGTGCTCACCAGCATCGGTCGGGAGCATCTGGAGCATTTTGGGACGCTGGAAGGGGTGGCTCGCGAGGAGGGCTGGCTTGCCGAGCTGCTGCCGGCGGCCGAGGACGGCGGGGTGCTGGTGCTGGCGGGCTCGATCGCGCAGGCGGGCACCCTTGCCCGGCGCAGCCGCGCCCGGGTGATCCGCGCGGGTCTGGGTGAGGGCTCCGACTGGCAGGCCGCGATCCGGGCCATGGACTGGAGCGGCACCACGTTCTCCGTGCGGGGCCCCGACCCCGCGTGGAACGGGGAGTACAGCACGGTCCTGCCCGGACGCCACCTGGTGGTGAATGCATTGCTCGCGCTGGTGGTGGCGCGGGAACTGGGACTCGACGCCTGGGTGGCTCGCGAAGGGCTTGCCGCCTTCCAGCCCGCGCCGCACCGGTTGAGTCCCCTCGCCGCCGCCGGTGTGCAGGTGCTGGATGACACCTACAACGCCAACACGGATTCCGTGCTGGCGGCGTTGCAGACGCTGGCCGATCTGCCCTGTACGGGCCGCCGGATCGCGGTCCTGGGCGCAATGGCCGAACAGGGAGCCCACGCCGAAGCCGCCCATGTCGAGGTGGGTGAGGAGGCCGCCCGGCTGGACATTGACATGGTGGTGGCGGTCGGTCCCCACGCCACGTTGACCGCCGAAGCCGCGGGATCCGGGCGTGGACAGGCCTACGACGAGGTCGG is a genomic window containing:
- a CDS encoding UDP-N-acetylmuramoyl-tripeptide--D-alanyl-D-alanine ligase: MEPRSLQELAAACGGELRGGRASVTVRRVTTDSRDARPGDLFVALAGPRFDGHDFLRAVAAAGVSAAVVARRRSVEPPPGLPLVVVDDPRRAFGEMAAAYRREFDIPMVCVAGSNGKTTTKELVAAVLGAALPTLKSAASFNNDVGVPATLLRLEARHRAAVLEAGTNHPGELAPLIRMIAPRVGVLTSIGREHLEHFGTLEGVAREEGWLAELLPAAEDGGVLVLAGSIAQAGTLARRSRARVIRAGLGEGSDWQAAIRAMDWSGTTFSVRGPDPAWNGEYSTVLPGRHLVVNALLALVVARELGLDAWVAREGLAAFQPAPHRLSPLAAAGVQVLDDTYNANTDSVLAALQTLADLPCTGRRIAVLGAMAEQGAHAEAAHVEVGEEAARLDIDMVVAVGPHATLTAEAAGSGRGQAYDEVGHAAACVVRELQTGDAVLVKASRSGGFERVVEAIMRQLELREAARMPGAI